Proteins encoded in a region of the Mycolicibacterium duvalii genome:
- a CDS encoding mycofactocin-coupled SDR family oxidoreductase, which yields MGRVQGKVAFITGAARGQGRSHAVRLAEEGADIIAVDFCEDLSTVGYSMATPEDLEETAKLVEKTGRGIVTAKADVRDAAQLRTALEAGLAEFGKLDIVVAQAGVAAMKGQPPMQAWTDGINTNFVGTINAIQEALPHLQEGASIIATASAAALMDAHNKPNPGNDPGGMGYMVSKRLISEYVHYLATELAVRGVRANVIHPTNCNTDMLQSEPMYRSFRPDLEKPTRADAEPVFGVQQAMKINYIEPEDISNAVLWLASDESRYVTGMQLRVDAGGYLKWYDYHV from the coding sequence ATGGGACGCGTTCAGGGGAAGGTCGCCTTCATCACCGGCGCCGCGCGTGGGCAGGGACGCAGCCACGCGGTTCGGCTCGCCGAGGAGGGTGCCGACATCATCGCGGTGGACTTCTGCGAAGACCTCAGCACCGTCGGCTATTCGATGGCCACCCCCGAGGATCTCGAGGAGACCGCGAAGCTGGTGGAGAAGACCGGTCGGGGCATCGTCACCGCGAAGGCCGATGTCCGCGACGCCGCCCAACTGCGCACCGCGCTGGAGGCGGGCCTCGCGGAGTTCGGCAAGCTCGACATCGTGGTGGCCCAGGCGGGTGTCGCTGCGATGAAGGGTCAGCCGCCGATGCAGGCGTGGACCGACGGCATCAACACCAACTTCGTCGGCACCATCAACGCCATCCAGGAAGCGTTGCCACACCTGCAGGAAGGTGCGTCGATCATCGCGACCGCGTCGGCCGCCGCCCTGATGGACGCCCACAACAAGCCCAACCCGGGGAATGACCCGGGCGGCATGGGTTACATGGTGTCGAAGCGCCTGATCTCCGAGTACGTGCACTACCTCGCCACCGAGCTGGCCGTACGCGGCGTCCGGGCCAATGTCATCCACCCCACCAACTGCAACACCGACATGTTGCAGAGCGAGCCGATGTACCGGTCGTTCCGGCCGGATCTCGAAAAGCCCACTCGCGCCGACGCCGAGCCGGTCTTCGGGGTGCAACAGGCCATGAAGATCAATTACATCGAACCCGAGGACATCAGCAACGCGGTGCTGTGGCTGGCCTCCGACGAGTCCCGCTACGTCACCGGGATGCAGCTGCGTGTCGACGC
- a CDS encoding SDR family NAD(P)-dependent oxidoreductase, with protein MRTGVVTGGASGIGAAIAERLRADGLQVATIDLNPGDEKFAYAADVTDRAAIDAALKDIRAELGPVTVLVNAAGMDRFKKFTDLTFEDWQKVIDVNLNGVFHCVQAVLPDMIEAGWGRIVNISSSSTHSGQPFMAPYVAAKSGVNGLTKSLALEYGPYGITVNAVPPGFIDTPMLRKAEKRGFLGDTDKQIEATPVRRMGRPEDIAAACAFFISEEAGYVTGQILGVNGGRNT; from the coding sequence GTGAGAACCGGTGTCGTGACGGGCGGCGCCTCCGGCATCGGCGCCGCGATCGCCGAGCGCCTGCGCGCCGACGGCCTGCAGGTGGCCACCATCGACCTGAATCCGGGTGACGAGAAGTTCGCCTATGCCGCCGACGTCACCGACCGCGCCGCGATCGACGCAGCGTTGAAGGACATCCGCGCCGAACTCGGTCCGGTCACCGTGCTGGTCAACGCGGCGGGCATGGACCGGTTCAAGAAATTCACCGATCTGACCTTCGAGGACTGGCAGAAGGTCATCGACGTCAACCTCAACGGGGTGTTCCACTGCGTGCAGGCCGTGTTGCCCGACATGATCGAGGCCGGCTGGGGACGCATCGTCAACATCTCCTCATCGAGCACCCACTCCGGCCAGCCGTTCATGGCGCCGTACGTCGCGGCGAAGTCCGGCGTGAACGGGCTGACGAAATCGCTGGCCTTGGAGTACGGCCCGTACGGCATCACCGTCAACGCGGTGCCGCCGGGCTTCATCGACACCCCGATGTTGCGCAAGGCCGAGAAGCGCGGGTTTCTGGGGGACACCGACAAGCAGATCGAAGCGACGCCGGTGCGCCGGATGGGGCGTCCCGAGGACATTGCCGCCGCGTGCGCCTTCTTCATCTCCGAGGAGGCCGGCTACGTCACCGGCCAGATCCTCGGCGTCAACGGCGGCCGTAACACCTGA